From a single Solanum dulcamara chromosome 4, daSolDulc1.2, whole genome shotgun sequence genomic region:
- the LOC129886638 gene encoding serine/arginine-rich splicing factor RS41-like isoform X1 has protein sequence MRAIFCGNLEFDARQSDVERLFRRYGKVDRVDMKSGFAFVYMEDERDADDAIRRVDRIEFGKKGRRLRVEWTKQDRGSRRPEISRKPAANTRPSKTLFVINFDPVHTQTRDIEKYFEPYGRISNVRIRKNFAFVQYESVDDASRALEATNMSKFMDRVISVEFAIRDDDDRRNGRSPDRRGRDMSPDRRGYDRRRSPSPYRRDRGSPDYGHGAPLNSRLQTRRSPEYGRAESPVNERYHSRSPPPRVRSRS, from the exons ATGAGGGCCATATTTTGTGGCAATCTGGAGTTTGACGCTCGCCAATCAGATGTTGAGCGGCTTTTCAGAAGATATGGGAAGGTTGATAGGGTGGATATGAAATCTG GATTTGCTTTCGTTTATATGGAGGACGAGCGAGATGCTGATGATGCAATTAGAAGAGTTGACAGGATAGAGTTCGGTAAAAAGGGACGCAGGCTTCGTGTAGAATGGACTAAG CAGGATCGTGGTAGTAGGAGGCCTGAAATTTCCAGAAAACCTGCTGCAAATACTAGACCTTCAAAGACTTTATTTGTCATCAACTTCGATCCAGTTCATACTCAGACAAGGGACATAGAGAAGTATTTTGAACCATATGGTAGAATATCAAATGTTCGAATCAGAAAGAATTTTGCGTTTGTTCAGTATGAGTCAGTGGATGATGCTAGCAGAGCATTAGAAGCAACAAACATGAG CAAGTTCATGGATCGAGTTATTTCTGTAGAATTTGCAATTAGAGACGATGATGACAGGAGAAATGGTCGCAGTCCTGACAGAAGAGGTCGTGATATGTCACCTGACAGAAGAGGTTATGACCGTCGGCGTTCTCCTAGCCCATATAGAAGGGATAGGGGTAGTCCTGACTATGGGCATGGAGCACCTCTAAACTCAAGGCTTCAGACCAGGAGAAGTCCTGAGTATGGTCGAGCAGAAAGTCCCGTCAATGAGAGATATCACAG TCGTTCACCACCGCCACGTGTGAGATCTCGATCTTGA
- the LOC129886638 gene encoding serine/arginine-rich splicing factor RS41-like isoform X2 — translation MRAIFCGNLEFDARQSDVERLFRRYGKVDRVDMKSGFAFVYMEDERDADDAIRRVDRIEFGKKGRRLRVEWTKDRGSRRPEISRKPAANTRPSKTLFVINFDPVHTQTRDIEKYFEPYGRISNVRIRKNFAFVQYESVDDASRALEATNMSKFMDRVISVEFAIRDDDDRRNGRSPDRRGRDMSPDRRGYDRRRSPSPYRRDRGSPDYGHGAPLNSRLQTRRSPEYGRAESPVNERYHSRSPPPRVRSRS, via the exons ATGAGGGCCATATTTTGTGGCAATCTGGAGTTTGACGCTCGCCAATCAGATGTTGAGCGGCTTTTCAGAAGATATGGGAAGGTTGATAGGGTGGATATGAAATCTG GATTTGCTTTCGTTTATATGGAGGACGAGCGAGATGCTGATGATGCAATTAGAAGAGTTGACAGGATAGAGTTCGGTAAAAAGGGACGCAGGCTTCGTGTAGAATGGACTAAG GATCGTGGTAGTAGGAGGCCTGAAATTTCCAGAAAACCTGCTGCAAATACTAGACCTTCAAAGACTTTATTTGTCATCAACTTCGATCCAGTTCATACTCAGACAAGGGACATAGAGAAGTATTTTGAACCATATGGTAGAATATCAAATGTTCGAATCAGAAAGAATTTTGCGTTTGTTCAGTATGAGTCAGTGGATGATGCTAGCAGAGCATTAGAAGCAACAAACATGAG CAAGTTCATGGATCGAGTTATTTCTGTAGAATTTGCAATTAGAGACGATGATGACAGGAGAAATGGTCGCAGTCCTGACAGAAGAGGTCGTGATATGTCACCTGACAGAAGAGGTTATGACCGTCGGCGTTCTCCTAGCCCATATAGAAGGGATAGGGGTAGTCCTGACTATGGGCATGGAGCACCTCTAAACTCAAGGCTTCAGACCAGGAGAAGTCCTGAGTATGGTCGAGCAGAAAGTCCCGTCAATGAGAGATATCACAG TCGTTCACCACCGCCACGTGTGAGATCTCGATCTTGA
- the LOC129886639 gene encoding vacuolar protein 8, whose protein sequence is MVDDSGNLSVEEWLSRAQELVPVALEKAREVKGFPGRWRMIISKLEQIPNRLSDLSSHPFFSKNALCKEQLQTVSKTLNEAVELAEKCMKEKYEGKLRMQSDLDALSGRLDLNLRDCGLLIKSGVLGEVTLPSSVASTSAAPEVAVHGNLRELLARLQIGHLEAKHKALDNLLEFMKEDEKNVLAVLGRSNIAAVVQLLTATSPRMREKTVTVICSLAESGSCENWLVSEGVLPPLIRLVESGTTVSKEKATISLQRLSMTAETARSIVGHGGIRPLIEICQTGDSVSQAAAACTLKNISAVPEVRQALAEEGIIKVMMNLLDCGILLGSKEYAAECLQNLTSGNDDLRRSVVSEGGVRSLLAYLDGPLPQESAVGALRNLVGSVSTDVLISLGLLPRLVHVLKSGSLGAQQAAASAVCRICTSTEMKRLLGEAGCIPLLIKMLEAKANGVKEVAAQAIASLMSLAHNCREVKRDDKSVPNLVQLLDPAPQNTAKKYAVACLSLLSSSKKCKKLMISYGAIGYLKKLTEMDIPGAKKLLERLDRGKLRSLFSRK, encoded by the coding sequence ATGGTGGATGATAGTGGCAACTTGTCGGTTGAAGAGTGGCTCTCGCGTGCACAAGAACTGGTGCCGGTTGCACTTGAGAAGGCAAGAGAGGTTAAAGGATTCCCTGGTAGATGGAGGATGATTATCTCAAAATTGGAACAGATCCCAAATCGACTGTCTGATTTATCTAGCCATCCTTTCTTCTCAAAGAATGCTCTTTGTAAGGAGCAATTGCAGACGGTATCAAAGACGTTAAATGAAGCTGTTGAATTGGCAGAGAAGTGCATGAAAGAGAAGTATGAGGGAAAACTTCGGATGCAAAGTGATTTAGATGCATTGTCAGGGAGATTGGATTTGAACTTGCGTGATTGTGGGCTCTTAATCAAGTCTGGAGTGCTTGGGGAAGTTACTTTGCCGTCATCTGTTGCAAGCACATCTGCGGCACCTGAGGTAGCAGTACATGGAAATTTACGAGAATTGCTTGCCCGGCTGCAGATTGGCCACTTGGAGGCTAAACATAAGGCTCTTGATAACCTTCTTGAATTCATGAAAGAAGATGAGAAAAATGTTTTGGCTGTCCTAGGTCGAAGCAATATTGCGGCTGTAGTCCAATTATTAACTGCTACTTCTCCTCGAATGAGGGAGAAGACAGTAACTGTAATTTGCTCGCTTGCAGAATCTGGGAGTTGTGAGAATTGGCTTGTTTCAGAAGGTGTTCTCCCTCCTCTTATACGTCTTGTTGAATCTGGTACAACTGTGAGCAAAGAGAAGGCCACCATTTCTCTCCAGAGATTGTCAATGACAGCAGAAACAGCTCGTTCTATTGTTGGACATGGTGGGATTAGGCCTCTAATCGAGATCTGCCAAACTGGCGATTCTGTTTCTCAGGCAGCTGCTGCTTGTACCCTGAAAAATATATCTGCTGTTCCCGAAGTTCGACAAGCTCTAGCTGAAGAAGGTATCATAAAAGTTATGATGAATCTCCTAGATTGTGGAATACTGTTGGGATCGAAAGAATACGCAGCTGAATGCTTGCAAAATCTAACTTCTGGAAATGATGATCTCCGAAGATCAGTTGTGTCAGAGGGTGGAGTCAGAAGCCTGTTGGCATACTTGGATGGTCCACTGCCCCAAGAATCAGCTGTAGGGGCCTTGAGGAATTTGGTTGGCTCTGTCTCAACGGACGTTTTAATCTCGCTTGGTCTCCTTCCAAGGTTGGTTCATGTCCTCAAGTCAGGATCACTTGGTGCACAACAGGCTGCAGCATCAGCAGTCTGTCGAATTTGCACCTCAACTGAGATGAAGAGACTTTTGGGTGAAGCTGGATGTATTCCTCTCCTTATTAAGATGCTGGAGGCTAAAGCAAATGGGGTGAAGGAGGTTGCTGCTCAAGCGATTGCTAGCCTAATGTCCCTTGCGCATAATTGCAGGGAAGTCAAGAGAGATGATAAAAGTGTGCCAAATTTGGTTCAGCTGCTTGATCCAGCTCCTCAAAACACTGCTAAGAAGTATGCTGTTGCTTGTCTTTCCTTGCTTTCCTCGAGCAAGAAATGCAAGAAACTGATGATTTCCTATGGAGCAATTGGCTATCTAAAGAAGCTTACCGAGATGGATATTCCAGGTGCAAAGAAGCTACTCGAACGCTTGGATAGAGGGAAATTGAGAAGCTTGTTTAGCAGAAAATAG